A genomic segment from Mus caroli chromosome 17, CAROLI_EIJ_v1.1, whole genome shotgun sequence encodes:
- the LOC110312175 gene encoding putative olfactory receptor 2I1: MWLCNKTKTWACAEFIPYWRFLFVVDSGKTGFYYEALAGLEFTEISGLCLPAQGLKHCLALNIFVSPSEPSWSFPPQANHSSAERFLLLGFSDWPSLQPVLFALVLLCYLLTLTGNAALVLLAIRDPRLHTPMYYFLCHLALVDVGFTTSVVPPLLASLRGSMLQLPRAGCMAQLCSSLALGSAECVLLAIMALDRAAAVCNPLRYTSLASPLLCRTLAGASWLGGLANSAAQTALLAARPLCAPRCLDHFICELPALLQLACRGGRSATERQMFAARVVILLVPSAVILASYIAVGRAVWGMHSSSGWRKAASTCGSHLTAVCLFYGSATYTYLQPTHSYNQGRGKFVSLFYTVVTPALNPLIYTLRNKEVKGAALRLLRSLGRP, translated from the coding sequence ATGTGGCTATGTAACAAAACTAAAACTTGGGCATGTGCCGAGTTTATCCCATATTGGAGGTTCTTGTTTGTTGTGGATAGCGGTAAGACGGGGTTTTACTAtgaagctctggctggcctcgaattcacagaaaTTTCTGGCCTTTGCCTCCCAGCGCAAGGCCTGAAACACTGTCTAGcattaaatatttttgtctcGCCTTCCGAACCTTCTTGGAGTTTCCCCCCTCAGGCTAACCACAGCTCAGCGGAGCGCTTCCTACTGCTGGGTTTCAGCGACTGGCCCTCTCTGCAGCCTGTCCTCTTCGCACTGGTCCTTCTCTGCTACCTACTAACGCTCACAGGCAACGCGGCGTTGGTGCTGCTGGCCATTCGCGACCCTCgcctgcacacacccatgtactacTTCCTTTGCCACTTGGCTCTGGTGGATGTGGGTTTCACCACTAGTGTGGTGCCACCGCTGCTGGCCAGCCTGCGCGGCTCAATGCTGCAGCTACCGCGCGCTGGGTGCATGGCTCAGCTGTGCTCATCGCTGGCGCTGGGCTCCGCCGAGTGCGTGCTGCTGGCAATCATGGCGCTGGACCGCGCGGCTGCCGTATGCAACCCTCTGCGCTACACCTCACTCGCCTCGCCGCTACTGTGCCGCACCCTGGCCGGAGCTTCCTGGCTCGGTGGCCTGGCCAACTCCGCGGCGCAGACCGCCCTGCTAGCCGCGCGTCCGCTGTGCGCACCTCGCTGTCTGGACCATTTCATCTGCGAGTTGCCGGCGCTGCTACAGCTGGCCTGCCGCGGCGGCCGCAGCGCCACCGAGCGCCAGATGTTCGCCGCGCGTGTGGTCATCCTGTTGGTGCCTTCGGCGGTCATCCTGGCCTCCTACATCGCCGTGGGCCGCGCGGTCTGGGGCATGCACTCCAGCTCTGGCTGGCGGAAAGCGGCGAGCACGTGTGGTTCTCACTTGACCGCCGTCTGCCTATTTTATGGCTCTGCCACCTACACCTACCTGCAACCTACGCATAGTTACAACCAGGGCCGTGGCAAATTCGTCTCGCTCTTCTACACGGTGGTCACTCCCGCTCTCAATCCTCTCATCTACACACTGAGGAACAAGGAAGTGAAGGGGGCGGCACTGAGGCTCTTGCGGAGTCTGGGGAGGCCATAG
- the Ubd gene encoding ubiquitin D: protein MASVHTLVVHSKKWPLMTFETTENDKVKKINEHIRSQTKVSVQDQILLLDSKILKPHRKLSSYGIDKETTIHLTLKVVKPSDEELPLFLVESKNEGQRHLLQVRRSSSVAQVKEMIKSVTAVIPKKQVVNCNGKKLEDGKIMADYNIKSGSLLFLTTHCTGG from the exons ATGGCTTCTGTCCACACCTTG GTTGTCCATTCAAAGAAATGGCCGTTAATGACCTTTGAGACCACTGAGAATGACAAAGTGAAGAAGATAAATGAACATATTAGGTCCCAAACCAAGGTCTCTGTACAGGACCAGATCCTTCTGCTAGACTCCAAAATCCTTAAGCCCCATAGAAAATTGTCATCTTATGGGATTGACAAGGAAACCACTATCCACCTTACCCTAAAGGTGGTGAAGCCCAGTGATGAAGAGCTGCCCTTGTTTCTGGTGGAGTCAAAAAACGAGGGGCAAAGGCACCTCCTCCAAGTTCGAAGATCCAGCTCAGTGGCCCAGGTGAAAGAGATGATCAAGAGTGTGACCGCTGTGATCCCTAAGAAGCAGGTTGTGAATTGCAATGGAAAGAAgctggaagatggaaagatcatggCTGACTACAACATCAAGAGTGGCAGTTTGCTCTTTCTGACAACACACTGCACTGGGGGATGA